A section of the Paenibacillus odorifer genome encodes:
- a CDS encoding LysR family transcriptional regulator — translation MNIMKLNIVVLIEKYKKVTDVAAELGLKQPTVSFHMKNLEAELGTPLFLYRSGRVLLTDAGRALYQYALKIVSLTAEAERTVKQFSSPSKGTLELEASFIPATYILPNVLIQFMKLYPGINNSLTVQSDALLRERLRSRDIQMAILHTSDWQDESFDFQLIVRDEPVLIFAPGHPFEGLEKLTPELIANEPWIQHEQGSCLRGYADQWAQFNQIRLWNRSELNSPEVIKQLVSGSDCVGICSKAAVKAEIVLGKLSYANLPGILPESGGFVLGWRKDHILKPLQQSFVDLVESLTP, via the coding sequence ATGAATATTATGAAATTGAACATCGTAGTTCTAATTGAAAAATATAAAAAGGTAACCGATGTAGCCGCAGAATTAGGCCTTAAACAGCCTACTGTTTCTTTTCATATGAAGAATCTGGAGGCTGAGCTCGGAACCCCTCTATTTCTTTACCGCAGCGGAAGAGTGCTGCTTACGGATGCTGGGCGAGCCCTTTATCAATACGCCCTCAAAATCGTTTCCCTCACAGCAGAAGCTGAGCGTACAGTCAAACAATTTTCTTCCCCCTCAAAAGGAACATTAGAGCTGGAAGCCAGTTTTATTCCTGCAACTTATATTTTACCTAATGTGTTAATCCAATTCATGAAACTCTATCCGGGGATTAACAACTCCTTGACGGTTCAAAGCGATGCTTTGTTACGCGAACGTCTCCGTAGTCGGGATATTCAGATGGCCATTTTACATACTTCGGATTGGCAGGACGAATCTTTTGATTTTCAGCTTATTGTCCGTGATGAACCTGTCCTAATTTTTGCACCGGGTCATCCATTTGAAGGCCTAGAGAAATTAACACCTGAACTAATTGCCAATGAGCCGTGGATTCAGCATGAGCAAGGATCTTGTTTACGAGGGTATGCCGATCAATGGGCACAATTCAATCAAATCCGTTTATGGAACCGATCCGAGTTGAATTCTCCAGAAGTGATTAAGCAGCTAGTTAGCGGGAGTGACTGTGTTGGCATATGTTCTAAAGCGGCGGTTAAAGCTGAGATTGTGCTAGGCAAGCTTAGCTATGCTAACCTGCCAGGGATTCTGCCTGAAAGCGGTGGGTTTGTGCTCGGCTGGCGTAAAGATCATATTTTAAAACCGTTGCAGCAATCCTTTGTTGACCTTGTTGAGTCTCTTACCCCTTAA
- a CDS encoding substrate-binding domain-containing protein, with the protein MSALRSKIGLYTLLLLFIVTLGSLAYRMFANELDAKVRTIIYVPKTIDSSIEFWEVMKQGVATAAKEFGAEVRTVGTDTELDVDQQIELLEQAIKEKPDAIILSATDYYRLIPIAEKIKSAGITLITVDSGLSGGVSESFIATDNYEAGRKAGQELRKYIDPEDKVAIVNFVQGSATAIERERGARDALLENGVHDVQPTLYSDGSVRKAYQLTIDLLKDEPNLKGIIGLNEPSTLGAGEAIMDMGFQDKVKLFGFDNSSNEVKLLEKGILLGTVMQKPFNMGYLAVKTAIEAVEGEEVEQIIDTGSVVITKENMYLSENEKLMFPFIE; encoded by the coding sequence ATGAGCGCATTACGGTCAAAAATTGGCCTGTATACTCTGTTGCTGCTCTTCATTGTTACTTTGGGTTCATTAGCCTATCGTATGTTTGCAAATGAGCTTGACGCAAAGGTTAGGACCATTATTTATGTGCCCAAGACTATCGACAGCAGTATTGAATTCTGGGAAGTGATGAAACAAGGTGTGGCAACAGCGGCTAAGGAGTTCGGTGCAGAGGTTCGCACGGTTGGAACGGATACAGAGCTTGATGTAGATCAACAAATAGAACTGCTGGAGCAAGCAATTAAGGAGAAGCCTGACGCCATTATTTTATCTGCTACGGATTATTATCGTCTCATTCCAATCGCGGAAAAGATCAAATCAGCTGGCATTACGCTTATTACTGTAGATTCGGGCTTGAGCGGTGGTGTATCAGAGAGTTTTATTGCTACGGATAATTATGAAGCAGGACGTAAGGCAGGGCAGGAGTTAAGAAAATATATCGATCCAGAGGATAAAGTCGCCATCGTTAACTTTGTACAAGGCTCTGCGACAGCAATAGAGAGGGAAAGAGGAGCTCGTGACGCCCTTTTAGAAAATGGAGTTCATGATGTGCAGCCTACATTATACAGTGATGGTTCCGTGCGAAAAGCGTATCAGTTAACTATTGATTTGCTAAAGGACGAGCCAAATTTAAAGGGAATAATCGGTCTTAATGAACCTTCTACACTAGGTGCTGGGGAGGCGATTATGGATATGGGATTTCAGGACAAAGTGAAATTGTTTGGGTTCGACAATTCTAGCAATGAGGTGAAGCTCCTCGAAAAAGGGATTTTGCTTGGCACGGTCATGCAGAAGCCCTTTAATATGGGGTACTTAGCTGTGAAGACGGCGATTGAAGCTGTTGAGGGTGAGGAAGTGGAACAGATAATAGACACAGGCTCCGTGGTCATCACGAAGGAGAATATGTATTTAAGTGAAAATGAGAAATTAATGTTTCCTTTTATAGAATAA
- a CDS encoding cache domain-containing sensor histidine kinase, translated as MRSQRFFRSRSIHTNIAVSFSLLILCTTIVLTYTSYRLSSAAVKGNSVAYTSQLIEQVKLNIENYIGNMESIAALVLTSSDLEKYIKGSKLDEEEALKDKLLASHYLRSVVQSRSDISSILYAGSDGMTVSDRQHAVLKPLPELIAQDWYQKAMNQLDVAVSSSHVQHIFQDEYRWVVSISRKLSNANAVTEADQQGVLLVDLNYSVINNLCKQIELGKRGYVFIVDPAGSLVYHPQQQLIYSQLKFEQLETVLGIKNGSVTVNTGNDQKLYTVDTTSFGWKIVGVTYPDDLVANKQRMQGTAALWGAISLIFAMAISIFLSYALTKPLKNLELNMKKAERGEFDIRVEIESTNEIGKLARTFNLMIMKIKELMGQIVLEQEMKRVSELKALQAQIKPHFLYNTLDSIIWMAETGKMEEVVEMTSSLSKLLRSTIGEGEELIPLAKELEHIRHYLTIQNMRYRNKFTYSIEVQEDILTCSILKMVLQPLVENAIYHGIKHNPEQGHILIRARQEQNDIIVQIIDDGIGMDEEQMGKVLLQKSDFKTGSGVGVANVNHRVQLYFGVKYGLSFTSEMEEGTTATLRIPVIYEEESQ; from the coding sequence ATGAGATCACAGCGCTTTTTCCGCAGCCGAAGTATTCATACTAATATTGCTGTCTCCTTTTCACTTCTTATCCTCTGCACAACTATTGTCCTGACTTATACTTCCTATCGCCTGTCCTCAGCTGCAGTCAAGGGCAATTCTGTAGCCTACACTTCACAATTAATAGAACAAGTAAAACTGAATATCGAGAATTACATTGGCAATATGGAGAGCATAGCTGCTCTGGTGTTAACTAGCAGTGATCTAGAGAAATATATAAAAGGCTCGAAATTAGATGAAGAAGAGGCGCTTAAGGATAAACTGCTTGCCAGTCATTATCTCCGGTCAGTCGTTCAGTCCCGCTCGGATATTTCCTCTATATTATATGCAGGCTCAGATGGCATGACCGTTTCGGATCGACAGCATGCTGTTTTGAAACCGCTTCCTGAACTAATAGCTCAAGATTGGTATCAAAAAGCTATGAATCAACTAGACGTTGCAGTTTCTTCCTCTCATGTGCAGCACATCTTTCAAGATGAATACCGGTGGGTAGTGTCGATAAGCCGAAAGCTCTCGAATGCGAATGCTGTGACGGAAGCGGATCAACAAGGTGTACTGCTCGTAGATCTCAATTACAGTGTAATTAATAATCTATGTAAACAAATCGAACTGGGAAAACGCGGTTATGTTTTTATCGTCGATCCCGCAGGTAGCCTTGTCTATCATCCACAACAGCAGTTGATCTACTCCCAGCTCAAGTTCGAACAATTGGAGACGGTCCTTGGGATCAAAAATGGATCTGTTACGGTTAACACGGGGAATGACCAGAAACTGTACACTGTGGACACTACCAGCTTTGGCTGGAAAATAGTTGGAGTCACTTATCCGGATGATTTGGTCGCGAACAAGCAACGTATGCAAGGAACCGCCGCCTTATGGGGAGCAATTAGTTTGATTTTTGCTATGGCTATATCGATATTTCTCTCGTACGCACTGACCAAACCGCTGAAGAATTTGGAGCTGAATATGAAAAAAGCGGAACGTGGAGAGTTCGACATACGCGTAGAGATTGAGAGCACGAATGAAATCGGCAAGCTTGCTCGTACGTTTAATCTTATGATCATGAAGATTAAAGAGTTAATGGGGCAGATCGTCTTGGAGCAAGAGATGAAGCGTGTCAGTGAACTGAAGGCGCTGCAAGCGCAGATTAAACCTCACTTTTTGTACAATACACTTGATTCGATTATTTGGATGGCAGAGACAGGAAAGATGGAGGAAGTGGTGGAGATGACTTCATCTCTATCCAAGCTGCTCCGTTCAACAATTGGTGAGGGTGAGGAATTGATTCCGCTGGCCAAAGAATTAGAGCATATTCGGCACTATTTAACGATTCAGAACATGCGTTATCGTAATAAATTCACTTATTCCATAGAGGTACAAGAAGATATCCTAACCTGCAGCATTTTAAAAATGGTACTTCAGCCTTTGGTTGAAAATGCGATCTATCACGGCATAAAACATAATCCTGAGCAAGGGCACATTCTGATCCGGGCAAGACAAGAACAGAACGATATTATCGTACAGATCATTGATGACGGTATTGGGATGGATGAAGAGCAGATGGGTAAGGTACTGCTGCAAAAATCAGATTTCAAGACTGGCAGCGGTGTAGGTGTCGCAAATGTGAACCATCGTGTCCAGCTGTATTTCGGTGTGAAATACGGTTTGTCTTTTACAAGCGAGATGGAGGAAGGAACGACGGCCACTTTACGAATACCTGTAATTTATGAGGAGGAGAGTCAATGA